Proteins found in one Lysinibacillus fusiformis genomic segment:
- the aspS gene encoding aspartate--tRNA ligase, producing MATRTHASNELSEVLQGEKVVLKGWVQRRRDLGGLIFIDLRDRTGITQVVFSPDVAEAHALADKVRSEYVIEVEGTVILRTEDQINPNVPNGKIEVEATKLVVINTAKTTPFQIEDRTDVSEDLRLKYRYLDLRRPVMFDTFKMRSDVTRTIRNFLQNEGFLEVETPILTKSTPEGARDYLVPSRVHEGEFYALPQSPQLFKQLLMVAGFEKYFQIARCFRDEDLRADRQPEFTQVDIETSFLTQEEVLEMNERLIQAVMKEVKGIDIPAPFQRMKYQEAMDRYGSDKPDVRFGLELVALNDIFEGCNFKVFADTVAQGKQVKSINIKGAADNYSRKDMDELTKFVGIYGAKGLAWLKVTEEGLNGPIAKFFDEALAAALIERMGAEVGDILVFVADKAAIVAASLGALRTKLGQDLNLIDESQFAFLWITDWPLFEYSEEDGRYYAAHHPFTRPFDEDIALMDTDPAAVRAQAYDIVLNGYELGGGSLRIYERELQEKMFELLGFSEEEAQAQFGFLLEAFEYGVPPHAGLAFGLDRFVMLLAGRTNLRDTIAFPKTASASCLMTEAPSEVSPEQLSELSLAIKPFRK from the coding sequence ATGGCTACAAGAACACATGCTAGTAACGAGCTTTCAGAAGTGTTACAAGGCGAAAAAGTCGTATTAAAAGGTTGGGTACAGCGCCGTCGTGACCTTGGTGGTTTAATTTTCATTGATTTACGTGATCGTACTGGTATTACGCAAGTCGTTTTTAGTCCAGATGTGGCAGAAGCACATGCATTAGCGGATAAAGTGCGTAGTGAATATGTGATCGAGGTGGAAGGTACAGTCATTCTTCGTACAGAGGATCAAATCAATCCAAATGTGCCAAACGGTAAAATCGAAGTGGAAGCAACAAAATTAGTCGTGATTAATACGGCAAAAACTACGCCATTCCAGATTGAAGATCGCACAGACGTATCAGAAGATTTACGTTTGAAATATCGCTATCTTGACTTACGTCGTCCGGTAATGTTCGATACATTCAAAATGCGTTCTGATGTGACACGTACAATTCGTAACTTCCTACAAAACGAAGGTTTCTTAGAAGTAGAAACACCAATTTTAACAAAATCAACGCCAGAGGGTGCTCGTGACTATTTAGTACCTTCACGTGTTCATGAAGGTGAATTTTACGCATTACCACAATCACCTCAATTATTTAAACAATTATTAATGGTTGCTGGCTTTGAAAAGTATTTCCAAATTGCGCGTTGCTTCCGCGATGAAGACTTACGTGCTGACCGTCAACCAGAGTTTACACAGGTGGACATTGAAACGAGCTTCTTAACACAAGAAGAAGTATTAGAAATGAATGAACGCTTAATCCAAGCGGTAATGAAAGAAGTAAAAGGAATCGACATTCCTGCACCATTCCAACGCATGAAATACCAAGAAGCAATGGATCGCTATGGTTCAGATAAGCCAGATGTACGTTTTGGATTAGAGCTAGTAGCGTTAAATGATATTTTTGAAGGCTGTAATTTCAAAGTATTTGCCGATACTGTTGCACAAGGTAAACAAGTAAAAAGTATCAATATTAAAGGTGCAGCTGACAACTATTCTCGTAAAGACATGGACGAGTTAACGAAATTCGTTGGTATTTACGGAGCAAAAGGTCTTGCTTGGTTAAAGGTTACAGAAGAAGGCCTAAACGGTCCAATCGCGAAATTCTTTGACGAAGCGTTAGCAGCAGCATTAATCGAGCGTATGGGGGCAGAAGTTGGCGATATTCTAGTATTTGTCGCTGATAAAGCAGCTATTGTAGCAGCTTCTTTAGGTGCTCTACGTACGAAATTAGGACAAGATTTAAACCTAATCGATGAATCACAATTTGCTTTCCTTTGGATTACTGACTGGCCATTATTCGAATACTCTGAGGAAGATGGACGTTACTATGCTGCACACCATCCATTCACACGTCCGTTTGATGAAGATATAGCGTTAATGGACACAGACCCTGCAGCAGTACGGGCACAAGCATATGATATCGTTTTAAACGGCTACGAACTTGGTGGTGGTTCATTACGTATTTATGAACGTGAGCTACAAGAAAAAATGTTTGAATTACTTGGCTTCTCAGAAGAAGAAGCACAAGCACAATTCGGCTTCTTATTAGAAGCGTTTGAATATGGCGTACCACCACATGCTGGTCTTGCCTTTGGTCTTGATCGCTTCGTGATGCTATTAGCAGGTCGTACTAATTTACGCGATACAATTGCATTCCCGAAAACAGCTAGTGCTAGTTGCTTGATGACAGAGGCACCAAGCGAAGTATCTCCTGAACAACTAAGTGAATTAAGCCTGGCCATCAAACCTTTTAGAAAATAA
- the hisS gene encoding histidine--tRNA ligase — protein MSFKVPRGTQDILPGQSEKWQKVEAIIRDICRVYRYNEIRTPIFEQTDLFARGVGETTDVVQKEMYTFEDRGGRSLTLRPENTAGVVRAYVEHKMFGAPDQPVKLSYLGPMFRYERQQAGRYRQFVQFGVEAIGSADPAIDAEVIALAMDVYESAGLKDLKLVINSLGDKETRDTHRTALLQHFEPHIHEFCSDCQSRLQKNPLRILDCKVDREHPLMQTAPALTDFLTEESAAYFAQVKTYLDTLGISYEVDPNLVRGLDYYNHTTFEIMSTASGFGAITTLCGGGRYNGLVQEIGGPDVPGIGFALSIERLLLALEAEGVELDTASGLDVYIIAMGDEAKQKAVELTSTFRAKGLATEMDYLDRKMKAQMKSADRLGAKYTLVLGETELEEQAAAVKHMESGEQHKVTFSELVNYLTQQA, from the coding sequence ATGAGTTTTAAAGTGCCACGAGGGACACAAGATATTTTGCCGGGTCAATCTGAAAAATGGCAAAAGGTTGAAGCGATTATTCGTGATATTTGTCGTGTTTATCGCTATAACGAAATTCGCACACCAATTTTCGAGCAAACGGATCTATTTGCACGTGGTGTTGGGGAAACAACAGATGTTGTGCAAAAGGAAATGTATACATTTGAAGATCGTGGGGGGCGTTCATTAACACTACGCCCAGAAAATACGGCTGGTGTCGTACGTGCCTATGTGGAGCATAAAATGTTTGGTGCTCCAGATCAGCCAGTTAAGCTTTCTTACTTAGGACCAATGTTCCGCTATGAGCGTCAACAAGCTGGTCGTTATCGTCAATTTGTACAGTTTGGAGTAGAAGCAATTGGTTCAGCAGATCCTGCGATTGATGCAGAAGTCATTGCTCTTGCAATGGACGTCTACGAATCAGCTGGTTTAAAGGATTTAAAATTAGTAATTAATTCACTTGGTGATAAAGAAACGCGTGATACACATCGTACAGCATTATTACAGCATTTTGAGCCACATATTCATGAGTTTTGCTCAGATTGTCAAAGTCGTTTACAAAAAAATCCATTACGAATTTTAGATTGTAAGGTAGATCGTGAGCACCCATTAATGCAAACGGCTCCTGCGTTAACTGATTTCTTAACAGAAGAATCAGCTGCTTATTTCGCTCAAGTGAAAACATACTTAGATACATTGGGTATTTCTTACGAAGTTGACCCAAATCTTGTGCGAGGACTTGATTATTACAATCACACAACATTTGAAATTATGTCCACAGCATCTGGCTTTGGGGCCATTACAACATTGTGTGGTGGTGGACGCTACAATGGATTAGTGCAAGAAATTGGCGGTCCAGATGTACCAGGTATTGGTTTCGCACTAAGTATTGAGCGTTTGTTGCTGGCACTTGAAGCGGAGGGCGTTGAATTAGATACAGCTTCAGGGCTAGATGTTTACATTATTGCAATGGGCGATGAAGCGAAGCAAAAGGCTGTTGAGCTGACAAGTACTTTCCGCGCGAAGGGCCTTGCGACAGAGATGGATTATTTAGACCGTAAAATGAAAGCCCAAATGAAATCAGCGGATCGTCTAGGTGCAAAATATACCCTTGTTCTTGGTGAAACAGAACTTGAAGAGCAGGCAGCTGCTGTGAAACATATGGAATCTGGTGAACAGCACAAAGTGACATTCTCAGAGCTAGTGAACTATTTAACACAACAAGCATAA